A section of the Rhizobium sp. BG4 genome encodes:
- a CDS encoding PepSY domain-containing protein: MSSITSAEPVESAASGVSLYRAIWRWHFFAGLLAVPFMLNLAITGSLYLFKDEINNSLFAYRYDVAASGQPLAPQAIADIAASAVPGSVATTYRDPATPERSAIVTVSGAGGPTLVFVNPYDGKVLDKVASAGEFNTVVKHIHSLAYFGDFANRLVEIAGGFAMVLVVTGIYLWWPRRQTGGVISVRGTPDRRVFWRDLHAVTGAFAGLLILFLAVTGMPWSGYWGANVQSFLGSHGMGYPAQLWDDVPKSAKVTEDILPKVGWTVEKAPVPLSDIAAAQSKQPIGLDKAVEIAKAAGVTPGFDMAIPSTASGVYTAAIFPDDLSRERTLHIDQYSGKPLVDISFGAYPFLGKAIEWGINVHQGQEWGRFNQFLMLATCLAIILSCVTAVVMWWKRRPLGRVGVPPLPPQRSVYIGLWVIALAFSLAFPLTGLAILAMIAFDQLVIRFVPPLRRAFS; encoded by the coding sequence ATGTCTTCAATCACCTCCGCCGAGCCGGTGGAGAGCGCCGCTTCGGGCGTCTCGCTCTACCGCGCCATCTGGCGCTGGCACTTCTTCGCCGGTCTGCTCGCCGTGCCCTTCATGCTCAATCTGGCGATCACCGGCTCGCTCTATCTCTTCAAGGACGAGATCAACAACAGCCTGTTCGCCTATCGCTACGACGTCGCCGCGTCGGGCCAGCCGCTGGCGCCTCAGGCCATCGCGGATATCGCCGCCTCGGCCGTCCCCGGCTCCGTCGCCACCACCTACAGGGACCCGGCGACGCCGGAGCGCTCGGCGATCGTCACGGTCTCAGGCGCGGGCGGCCCGACGCTGGTTTTCGTCAATCCCTATGATGGCAAGGTGCTGGACAAGGTCGCCTCGGCCGGCGAGTTCAACACCGTCGTCAAGCACATCCACAGCCTTGCCTATTTCGGCGATTTCGCCAACCGCCTGGTGGAGATCGCCGGCGGCTTTGCCATGGTGCTTGTCGTCACCGGCATCTATCTCTGGTGGCCGCGCCGCCAGACCGGCGGCGTCATCAGCGTTCGCGGCACGCCTGACAGACGCGTCTTCTGGCGCGACCTGCATGCCGTCACCGGCGCCTTTGCGGGTCTTCTCATCCTGTTCCTGGCGGTCACCGGCATGCCCTGGTCGGGCTATTGGGGCGCCAATGTGCAGTCGTTCCTCGGCAGCCACGGCATGGGCTATCCGGCGCAGCTCTGGGACGACGTGCCGAAATCGGCGAAGGTGACGGAGGATATCCTGCCGAAGGTCGGCTGGACCGTCGAGAAGGCGCCGGTGCCGCTCTCCGATATCGCCGCCGCCCAGTCGAAACAGCCGATCGGGCTCGACAAGGCCGTCGAGATCGCCAAGGCGGCGGGCGTCACCCCGGGCTTCGACATGGCGATCCCGTCAACCGCATCAGGCGTCTATACCGCGGCGATCTTCCCCGACGATCTCTCCCGCGAGCGCACGCTGCATATCGATCAATATTCCGGCAAGCCGCTGGTCGATATCAGCTTCGGCGCCTATCCCTTCCTCGGCAAGGCGATCGAATGGGGCATCAATGTCCATCAGGGGCAGGAATGGGGGCGGTTCAACCAATTCCTGATGCTGGCGACCTGCCTCGCGATCATTCTCTCCTGCGTCACCGCCGTCGTCATGTGGTGGAAGCGCCGCCCGCTCGGGCGCGTCGGCGTGCCGCCGCTGCCGCCGCAGCGCTCGGTCTATATCGGACTATGGGTGATCGCGCTCGCCTTCTCGCTGGCTTTCCCGCTGACCGGCCTCGCGATCCTTGCGATGATCGCCTTCGACCAGCTCGTCATCCGCTTCGTGCCGCCGCTGCGGCGCGCGTTTTCGTGA
- a CDS encoding type II toxin-antitoxin system VapB family antitoxin — MALYVKDEEVERLAKARRQTKTELLRQVLQKEIEREGIKPSLVEKGMEFARKLRAKGDPAARQPAGKAFIDSLYED, encoded by the coding sequence ATGGCTCTCTACGTCAAGGATGAGGAGGTCGAGCGGCTGGCGAAGGCCCGGCGGCAGACCAAGACCGAACTGTTGCGGCAGGTCCTGCAGAAGGAAATCGAGCGAGAGGGCATCAAGCCTTCGCTTGTCGAAAAGGGCATGGAGTTCGCCCGCAAGCTCAGAGCGAAAGGCGACCCCGCAGCCCGCCAGCCTGCCGGCAAGGCCTTCATCGATAGCCTCTACGAGGACTGA
- a CDS encoding MDR family MFS transporter, giving the protein MPDQIFHPVRTDRAAPNFRTIALIVASAMLMENVDATVLATALPTMARDFGVDAPSMSIALTSYLLSLAIFIPASGRMADRFGSRTVFRSAIAVFVAGSIACALAPNLFLLVVARLIQGVGGAMMMPVGRLVLMRSVARKDMVNAMSWLLIPALIGPIIGPPLGGFIVTYLDWRWIFYINVPIGIVGFILVSIFIDEVKGKAIGPFDTVGFIFSGISLGSLLFGFEMSSREGEASAAVFLIAIGLLFGICYLRHARKHPAPIMDFSLMKVPTFGTSVIAGSLTRITQGAQPFLLPLLFQVGFGMSAATAGQIVIATAIGSMAMKPLSGPVFRRLGFRNSLIINGLLGTLGYGLCAAFSPEWPVSVMFAVLTLSAFFLSFQFMAYNTIAYDEISHERMSSATSFYTTFQQLMLSLGICIGALALHGSMTISGSEQPKLHDFSTAFIVVTIISLAATIWNLRFAPNAGSEISGHRRKEAVASAEH; this is encoded by the coding sequence ATGCCGGATCAGATATTCCACCCCGTTCGAACCGACCGGGCTGCCCCAAATTTTCGCACGATCGCGCTGATCGTTGCGAGCGCCATGCTGATGGAAAACGTCGATGCCACGGTGCTGGCGACGGCGTTGCCGACGATGGCGCGCGATTTCGGCGTCGATGCGCCGTCGATGAGTATCGCGCTCACCTCCTATCTTCTGAGCCTGGCGATCTTCATCCCCGCAAGCGGCCGCATGGCGGATCGCTTCGGCTCGCGCACCGTGTTCCGTTCGGCGATCGCCGTCTTCGTCGCCGGGTCGATCGCCTGTGCGCTGGCGCCGAACCTCTTCCTGCTCGTCGTCGCCCGGCTGATCCAGGGCGTCGGCGGCGCCATGATGATGCCGGTCGGCCGTCTGGTGCTGATGCGCAGCGTCGCCCGCAAGGATATGGTCAATGCCATGTCCTGGCTGTTGATTCCGGCGCTGATCGGCCCGATCATCGGCCCGCCGCTCGGCGGCTTCATCGTCACCTATCTCGACTGGCGCTGGATATTCTACATCAACGTGCCGATCGGCATCGTCGGTTTCATCCTCGTGTCGATCTTCATCGACGAGGTGAAGGGCAAGGCGATCGGCCCCTTCGATACCGTCGGCTTCATCTTCTCCGGCATTTCGCTGGGATCGCTGCTGTTCGGCTTCGAAATGTCGAGCCGCGAGGGCGAGGCCTCGGCCGCCGTTTTCCTGATCGCCATCGGCCTGCTGTTCGGCATCTGTTATCTGCGCCACGCCCGCAAGCATCCGGCGCCAATCATGGATTTCTCGCTGATGAAGGTGCCGACCTTCGGCACCTCGGTGATCGCCGGTTCGCTGACGCGCATCACCCAGGGCGCGCAGCCCTTCCTGCTGCCGCTGCTCTTCCAGGTCGGCTTCGGCATGTCGGCGGCAACCGCCGGCCAGATCGTCATCGCCACCGCCATCGGCTCGATGGCGATGAAGCCGCTCTCCGGCCCGGTCTTCCGCCGCCTCGGCTTCCGCAACAGCCTGATCATCAACGGCCTGCTCGGCACGCTCGGCTACGGCCTCTGCGCCGCCTTCAGCCCGGAGTGGCCCGTCAGCGTCATGTTCGCGGTGCTGACGCTGAGCGCCTTCTTCCTGTCGTTCCAGTTCATGGCCTACAACACCATCGCCTACGACGAGATCAGCCACGAGCGCATGAGCTCGGCCACCAGCTTCTACACCACCTTCCAGCAGCTGATGCTGTCGCTCGGCATCTGCATCGGCGCCTTGGCGCTGCACGGTTCGATGACGATTTCAGGCAGCGAGCAGCCGAAGCTCCACGATTTCTCGACCGCCTTCATCGTCGTCACCATCATCTCGCTCGCCGCCACCATCTGGAACCTGCGCTTCGCCCCGAACGCCGGCTCGGAAATCAGCGGCCACCGCCGCAAGGAAGCCGTGGCGAGCGCCGAGCACTAG
- a CDS encoding protein adenylyltransferase SelO has protein sequence MSSAPSQNAPRAAVFPFDNSYARLPAHFFARQTPSQVAEPWLIKLNEELAAELGLDVERLKLDGAAMFSGNLVPDGADPLAMAYSGHQFGQFNPQLGDGRAILLGEVIDRKGKRRDIQLKGAGQTPFSRRGDGRAALGPVLREYIVSEAMYALGIPATRALAAVSTGEPVYRERVLPGAVFTRVAASHIRVGTFQFFAARGDTDGIRALADHVIERHYPEISGAENRYLTLYEAVAERQAALIARWLHVGFIHGVMNTDNMTISGETIDFGPCAFMDAYDPSTVFSSIDQQGRYAYANQPGIGQWNLARLGETLIPLFDEDQDKAVDLANTVIKGYGERFQAHWLDGMRRKIGLVSEEDGDLDLIQALLAAMQAGQADFTLAFRRLSKLAGDDAAEGEFLSTFDGIGEAMGWLVRWRERIACDPQSAEARSAAMLSVNPAFIPRNHRIEQAINAAMEDGDFSLFEALVKVLANPYQDQPAFAAYMDPPKLEERVLQTFCGT, from the coding sequence ATGAGCTCAGCACCGTCACAGAATGCGCCTCGCGCCGCCGTATTTCCGTTCGACAACAGCTATGCCCGGCTGCCGGCGCATTTTTTCGCGCGCCAGACGCCGTCGCAGGTGGCGGAACCCTGGCTGATAAAGCTGAACGAGGAGCTCGCAGCCGAGCTCGGGCTCGATGTCGAGCGGCTGAAGCTTGATGGCGCGGCGATGTTTTCCGGCAATCTCGTGCCTGATGGCGCCGATCCTTTGGCGATGGCCTATTCCGGACATCAGTTCGGCCAGTTCAATCCGCAGCTCGGAGACGGGCGGGCGATCCTGCTTGGCGAGGTGATCGACCGGAAGGGCAAGCGCCGCGACATCCAGCTGAAGGGCGCGGGACAGACGCCGTTTTCCAGGCGGGGTGATGGGCGCGCCGCGCTCGGGCCGGTGCTGCGCGAATATATCGTCAGCGAGGCCATGTATGCGCTCGGCATTCCCGCGACACGGGCGCTCGCGGCCGTCTCGACCGGGGAACCCGTCTATCGCGAGCGGGTGCTTCCCGGCGCGGTCTTTACCCGCGTGGCGGCCAGCCATATCCGCGTCGGCACCTTCCAGTTCTTTGCGGCGCGCGGCGATACCGATGGCATCAGGGCGCTCGCCGATCATGTGATCGAGCGGCATTATCCGGAGATTTCGGGCGCCGAAAACCGCTATCTCACGCTCTACGAAGCCGTTGCCGAGCGGCAGGCGGCGCTGATCGCCCGCTGGCTGCATGTCGGCTTCATCCATGGGGTGATGAATACCGACAACATGACGATCTCCGGCGAGACGATCGATTTCGGCCCCTGCGCCTTCATGGATGCCTATGATCCCAGCACCGTGTTCTCCTCGATCGACCAGCAGGGGCGCTATGCCTATGCCAACCAGCCCGGCATCGGCCAGTGGAACCTGGCGCGGCTCGGCGAGACGCTGATCCCGCTGTTCGACGAGGATCAGGACAAGGCGGTCGATCTCGCCAATACGGTCATCAAGGGTTACGGCGAGCGCTTCCAGGCCCATTGGCTCGACGGCATGCGCAGGAAGATCGGGCTTGTGTCCGAAGAAGATGGCGATCTCGACCTGATCCAGGCGCTGCTGGCGGCCATGCAGGCCGGACAGGCGGATTTCACGCTGGCCTTCCGGCGGCTTTCCAAGCTCGCGGGCGACGATGCCGCCGAGGGCGAATTTCTCTCGACATTCGATGGCATCGGCGAGGCGATGGGCTGGCTGGTGCGCTGGCGCGAGCGGATCGCATGCGATCCACAATCGGCAGAGGCCCGGAGTGCGGCGATGCTTTCGGTCAACCCGGCCTTTATTCCGCGCAATCACCGGATCGAGCAGGCGATCAACGCCGCCATGGAAGACGGCGATTTCTCGCTGTTCGAGGCGCTGGTGAAGGTGCTGGCCAATCCCTATCAGGATCAGCCGGCATTTGCGGCCTATATGGATCCGCCGAAGCTGGAAGAGCGGGTGCTGCAGACGTTTTGCGGGACTTGA
- a CDS encoding homocysteine S-methyltransferase family protein, giving the protein MAKYRRKLPQLGGGTFITDGGMETVLIFHDGIELPHFAAFVLLASEDGRDRMRAYYRRYLDIARRHATGFLLDSPTWRANADWGHRLGYSRAALKAANEEAIGLLSELRGDFERPGMPAVISGAIGPRGDGYKAGRMAADEAEDYHSEQISTFAGTEADMVSAYTLTGTGEAIGIARAARAHGMPCAISFTVETDGRLASGRSLEEAIETTDAATDGTPAYYMINCAHPAHFETALDPSRGWAKRIAGIRANASQMSHAALDESETLDAGDPADLGRRYRQLMTRMPQLNILGGCCGTDHRHVAAICEACLPQAMSA; this is encoded by the coding sequence ATGGCGAAGTACAGACGAAAACTACCGCAGCTCGGCGGCGGCACCTTCATTACCGATGGCGGCATGGAAACGGTGCTGATCTTTCACGACGGCATCGAGCTTCCGCATTTCGCGGCCTTCGTGCTGCTTGCGTCTGAAGACGGGCGCGACCGGATGCGGGCCTATTACCGGCGCTATCTCGACATCGCCCGGCGCCACGCCACCGGCTTCCTGCTCGACAGCCCCACATGGCGCGCCAATGCCGACTGGGGCCACAGGCTCGGCTATTCCCGCGCGGCGCTGAAGGCCGCCAACGAGGAGGCGATAGGGCTGCTATCGGAGCTGCGCGGCGACTTCGAGCGGCCGGGCATGCCTGCCGTCATCAGCGGCGCGATCGGCCCGCGCGGCGACGGCTACAAGGCCGGCCGGATGGCTGCCGACGAGGCGGAGGACTATCACAGTGAACAGATCTCGACCTTTGCCGGAACCGAGGCCGACATGGTGAGCGCCTATACGCTGACCGGCACCGGCGAGGCGATCGGCATTGCGCGCGCGGCCCGGGCGCACGGCATGCCCTGCGCGATCTCCTTCACCGTCGAGACCGACGGGCGGCTGGCCAGCGGGCGCAGCCTCGAGGAGGCGATCGAGACGACCGATGCGGCGACCGACGGGACGCCCGCCTATTACATGATCAACTGCGCCCATCCGGCGCATTTCGAGACTGCACTCGATCCCAGTCGCGGCTGGGCGAAGCGGATCGCCGGCATTCGCGCCAACGCCTCTCAGATGAGCCATGCGGCACTCGACGAGAGCGAAACGCTGGATGCCGGCGACCCCGCCGACCTTGGCCGCCGATACCGGCAGCTGATGACGCGGATGCCGCAACTGAACATCCTGGGCGGCTGCTGCGGCACCGATCACCGGCATGTGGCGGCGATCTGCGAAGCCTGCCTGCCGCAGGCGATGAGTGCGTGA
- a CDS encoding type II toxin-antitoxin system VapC family toxin, which yields MMFVDASALTAILTSEADGPDLLARLQSGDRRLTSPLAVWETAVAVARILGLDVADAHQAVEDFLQLASIEVIAVPAETRHAAIAAYARFGKSRHPAVLNFGDCFA from the coding sequence ATGATGTTTGTCGACGCATCGGCCCTGACCGCCATCCTGACATCCGAGGCGGATGGCCCAGACTTGCTGGCGCGCCTACAATCAGGCGATCGCCGCCTCACGTCGCCGCTCGCCGTCTGGGAAACGGCGGTCGCCGTCGCCCGCATCCTCGGCCTCGATGTGGCGGACGCCCACCAGGCAGTCGAAGACTTCCTGCAGCTCGCCTCGATCGAGGTCATCGCCGTTCCGGCAGAAACCCGCCACGCCGCCATCGCCGCCTACGCCCGCTTCGGCAAATCACGGCACCCGGCCGTCCTCAACTTCGGCGACTGCTTCGCCTAA
- a CDS encoding TetR/AcrR family transcriptional regulator, translated as MKKGTETRTRILDVAEAAVLQKGFGGTSIEELIAETGITKSGFFYHFRDKNELAKALLNRYIENDERIYDEIFSRARDLTDDPLQAFLLGLKLLSELLADLPNGHPGCLVATVCYYERIFDREIQETNRNAVLAWRRRFGRMFEEIMAVYRPREPLEVDQLADMVSTVLEGGIVLSRALKEPNSLAEQILVLRSLIKLLFQPKAGAVTTFRQ; from the coding sequence ATGAAAAAGGGCACCGAAACAAGGACGCGCATCCTTGATGTCGCCGAAGCCGCCGTGCTGCAGAAAGGTTTCGGCGGCACGTCGATCGAGGAACTGATCGCCGAAACCGGCATCACCAAGAGCGGCTTCTTCTACCATTTTCGCGACAAGAACGAACTCGCCAAGGCGCTGCTCAACCGCTACATCGAAAATGACGAGCGCATCTATGACGAGATCTTCAGCCGCGCCCGCGACCTGACGGACGATCCTCTCCAGGCTTTTTTACTCGGCCTCAAGCTGCTCTCCGAACTGCTCGCCGATCTGCCGAACGGCCACCCCGGCTGCCTCGTCGCCACCGTCTGTTACTACGAGCGCATCTTCGACCGCGAGATCCAGGAGACTAACCGCAACGCCGTGCTCGCCTGGCGCCGGCGCTTCGGGCGGATGTTCGAGGAGATCATGGCGGTCTACAGGCCGCGCGAACCGCTTGAGGTCGATCAGCTCGCCGATATGGTTTCCACCGTTCTCGAAGGCGGCATCGTGCTGTCGCGGGCGCTGAAGGAGCCGAACAGCCTCGCCGAGCAGATCCTCGTGCTGCGCTCGCTGATCAAGCTGCTGTTCCAGCCGAAGGCGGGTGCGGTGACGACCTTCCGGCAATAA
- a CDS encoding IS110 family transposase has translation MDRIIGIDVSKERLDVAVWPQGEAFAVGNDDDGIRELTSRLKAIGADAIALEATGGFETLATAGLSAAGLTVLVVNPTQVRAYAQAIGRRAKTDPIDAAVIAAFVAATKPAIRPLRDAETQALSALVSRRQQIVQMIVAEENRARMVRDRQAQKSIQRLLAALRRELASIDADMDGHIRKSPVWRVREALLTSVPGVGPATARTLLAEMPELGSLDRRQIASLAGLAPWTRQSGKWKGKSFIGGGRGKVRAVLFMAALVASRYNPALRTFRDRLVAQGKPKIVAIVATMRKLLTILNAIIRDNKPWQDA, from the coding sequence ATGGATAGGATCATCGGTATCGACGTTTCGAAGGAGCGGCTCGACGTTGCCGTCTGGCCGCAGGGCGAGGCTTTTGCTGTCGGCAACGACGACGATGGCATCCGCGAACTGACCAGCCGCCTGAAGGCGATCGGCGCCGATGCAATCGCGCTCGAAGCGACTGGCGGTTTCGAGACCCTGGCAACAGCAGGCTTGTCTGCGGCGGGATTGACGGTGCTTGTCGTCAACCCTACTCAAGTGCGTGCCTACGCGCAGGCGATCGGCCGCCGGGCCAAGACCGATCCGATCGATGCGGCCGTCATTGCCGCCTTCGTTGCGGCGACCAAGCCCGCTATCCGGCCGCTACGTGATGCTGAGACGCAAGCTCTGTCGGCTCTCGTCAGCCGCAGGCAGCAGATCGTGCAGATGATCGTGGCGGAAGAGAACCGGGCGCGCATGGTGCGCGACAGGCAGGCGCAGAAGAGTATCCAGCGCCTGCTCGCCGCACTCAGGCGCGAGCTTGCCAGCATCGACGCCGATATGGACGGCCATATCCGCAAGTCGCCTGTCTGGCGGGTGCGCGAAGCGCTGCTGACATCGGTGCCGGGCGTCGGGCCGGCAACCGCGCGCACGCTGCTGGCCGAGATGCCAGAGCTCGGCAGTCTCGACCGTCGCCAGATCGCGTCGCTGGCAGGCCTTGCGCCCTGGACGCGGCAATCGGGCAAGTGGAAGGGCAAGAGCTTCATCGGCGGCGGCAGGGGCAAGGTGCGTGCGGTGCTGTTCATGGCGGCTCTGGTCGCCAGCCGCTACAATCCCGCCCTCAGAACCTTCCGCGATCGCCTCGTCGCACAAGGCAAGCCGAAGATCGTCGCTATCGTCGCAACCATGCGAAAGCTCCTCACCATCCTCAACGCCATCATCAGGGACAACAAACCATGGCAAGACGCTTGA
- a CDS encoding copper uptake system-associated protein, translating to MMKTVPILIAAALSLAAPIIAHAETMQMPDGTTMDMPMDQTPSGDPQQLISNVLKTMFETPAKPLAIGPVTVQGGWAIAGWQQDGRGGRILLQNGEHGWRPLLCSGDAIREAEALAKAGVPAADATALAAALKDAEATADPKTLQAFASFEGTVTLGAATASAAHSGHEGHGK from the coding sequence ATGATGAAAACCGTCCCGATCCTGATCGCCGCCGCCCTCTCGCTGGCAGCACCTATCATTGCCCATGCCGAGACGATGCAGATGCCCGACGGCACGACGATGGACATGCCGATGGACCAAACGCCCTCCGGCGATCCGCAGCAGCTGATTTCCAATGTGCTGAAGACGATGTTCGAAACCCCGGCCAAACCGCTCGCCATCGGCCCGGTCACGGTCCAGGGCGGCTGGGCCATCGCCGGCTGGCAACAGGACGGCCGCGGCGGCCGCATCCTGCTGCAGAACGGGGAACACGGCTGGCGTCCGCTGCTCTGCAGCGGCGATGCGATCAGGGAAGCCGAGGCGCTCGCGAAAGCCGGTGTCCCCGCCGCCGACGCGACCGCGCTGGCCGCTGCTCTCAAGGATGCCGAAGCCACAGCCGATCCGAAAACCCTGCAAGCCTTCGCCAGCTTCGAGGGCACGGTGACGCTGGGTGCTGCGACCGCCTCAGCCGCACATTCGGGTCACGAAGGCCACGGCAAGTAG
- a CDS encoding dihydrofolate reductase family protein has product MAKLVFEMNQSIDGYVDHDRMSPEPLFGHWVKRTQELSATVYGRTMYGLMRYWDEDQEGWGDEHRAFAEAWRKLPKWVVSRSLTEVGPNAVLVRDNVEAVIAGLKAEREGEITVAGPVLAHSLADSGLIDEYRLYTHPVVLGQGRPFFAGPRPPLRLAAHERIVGDVVRLTYVPA; this is encoded by the coding sequence ATGGCGAAGCTTGTGTTTGAGATGAACCAGTCGATCGACGGCTATGTGGATCATGACCGGATGTCGCCGGAGCCCTTGTTCGGCCATTGGGTGAAGCGGACGCAGGAGCTGAGCGCTACCGTCTACGGGCGGACGATGTATGGGCTGATGCGTTATTGGGACGAGGATCAGGAGGGCTGGGGCGATGAGCACCGGGCCTTTGCCGAAGCCTGGCGGAAGCTGCCGAAATGGGTGGTGTCGCGGTCGCTGACGGAGGTCGGGCCGAATGCGGTGCTTGTCCGCGACAATGTGGAGGCGGTGATCGCCGGGCTGAAGGCGGAGCGTGAGGGGGAGATCACGGTTGCCGGGCCGGTGCTGGCGCATAGCCTGGCCGATAGCGGGCTGATCGACGAATACCGGCTCTATACACATCCGGTCGTGCTTGGGCAGGGGCGGCCGTTCTTTGCCGGACCGCGCCCGCCGCTCAGGCTCGCCGCCCATGAGCGGATCGTCGGGGATGTGGTGCGGCTGACTTATGTGCCGGCGTAG
- a CDS encoding DMT family transporter translates to MLISEALALGSAICMALSSMFINELNGRVPLMRLARWQITAAFLMTALAATALGGWATLGTWQFSALAGSGLFGIVLASTTYFAAIYAAGPRVTALLFSLASPFALAMGYVVFGETISAMQGAGVALILCGIVIAIGVRRRRPAPMIPLADGEPIEAPAPQESPSLKGIALGVVTAFGQAVGSLLARPAMAAGVEPFAAMAVRSGLAVIFFWALLLLPAIRRQTGEVQRQDFPLAVISAFFGTALGMSLLMGALKTGSVGIVSTLSSMTPIVILPMVWLRSGKMPQPYAWAGAAMAIAGTALVSLG, encoded by the coding sequence ATGCTGATTTCCGAAGCGCTTGCCCTTGGTTCCGCCATCTGCATGGCCCTGAGCTCGATGTTCATCAACGAGCTGAACGGCCGGGTGCCGCTGATGCGCCTTGCCCGCTGGCAGATCACCGCCGCCTTCCTGATGACGGCGCTTGCAGCGACGGCGCTCGGCGGCTGGGCGACGCTCGGCACCTGGCAGTTCTCGGCGCTCGCGGGCTCCGGCCTGTTCGGCATCGTGCTCGCCAGCACCACCTATTTCGCGGCGATCTATGCGGCCGGGCCGCGGGTCACGGCGCTGCTCTTCTCGCTGGCATCGCCCTTCGCGCTCGCCATGGGCTATGTCGTCTTCGGGGAAACCATCAGCGCCATGCAGGGCGCCGGTGTCGCGCTCATTCTCTGCGGCATCGTCATTGCCATCGGCGTGCGCCGACGCCGCCCGGCGCCGATGATCCCGCTTGCCGATGGCGAGCCGATCGAGGCGCCCGCGCCGCAGGAAAGCCCGTCGCTGAAAGGCATCGCGCTCGGCGTCGTCACCGCCTTCGGCCAGGCCGTCGGCAGCCTTCTTGCCCGCCCGGCAATGGCCGCCGGTGTCGAGCCATTCGCCGCCATGGCCGTCCGCTCCGGCCTTGCCGTCATCTTCTTCTGGGCGCTGCTTTTGCTGCCCGCCATCCGCCGCCAGACCGGCGAGGTCCAAAGGCAGGATTTCCCGCTCGCCGTCATCTCCGCCTTCTTCGGCACGGCGCTCGGCATGTCGCTGCTGATGGGCGCGCTGAAAACCGGCAGCGTCGGCATTGTCTCGACGCTCTCCTCCATGACCCCGATCGTCATCCTGCCAATGGTGTGGCTGAGAAGCGGAAAGATGCCGCAGCCCTATGCCTGGGCCGGTGCGGCCATGGCAATCGCCGGAACGGCGCTTGTCAGCCTCGGCTGA
- a CDS encoding helix-turn-helix domain-containing protein, with amino-acid sequence MLRPTRTQIDAEIVDRAAALFARHDFEHTSLQQIADAVGYSKAGLLHHFPSKKALYDAVIDALRAHIEAMAAAVRALPVGIERDRAVVEASIDFAFERPGISALSNRIAVNPDPENEELTAIGFVMYEALGIDLANLEMDRLVRVTSAFAGLGVTAGIAVQSKLSKEWRGLIAAAAMDALGH; translated from the coding sequence ATGCTCAGACCGACCAGGACCCAGATAGACGCCGAGATCGTCGACCGCGCCGCCGCGCTGTTTGCCAGGCATGATTTCGAGCACACCTCGCTGCAGCAGATCGCCGATGCGGTCGGTTACTCCAAGGCGGGGCTGCTGCACCACTTTCCCAGCAAGAAGGCGCTCTACGACGCCGTGATCGACGCCCTGCGCGCGCATATCGAGGCCATGGCGGCCGCTGTCAGAGCGCTGCCTGTCGGCATCGAGCGCGACCGGGCCGTGGTCGAGGCCTCCATCGATTTCGCCTTCGAACGCCCCGGTATTTCGGCGCTCAGCAACCGCATCGCCGTCAACCCGGATCCTGAGAATGAGGAACTGACGGCAATCGGCTTCGTCATGTACGAGGCGCTCGGCATCGACCTGGCGAACCTGGAGATGGATAGGCTGGTGCGCGTCACCAGCGCCTTTGCCGGGCTCGGTGTCACCGCCGGCATCGCTGTACAGAGCAAGCTCTCGAAGGAATGGCGTGGCCTGATCGCCGCTGCCGCCATGGATGCGCTCGGCCATTAA